Proteins from one Malaya genurostris strain Urasoe2022 chromosome 2, Malgen_1.1, whole genome shotgun sequence genomic window:
- the LOC131429101 gene encoding intraflagellar transport protein 80 homolog gives MKFKIYQTKEPNSKEAIAAIGWCNNEEIYSCSDDHQLYKWTTTNRNLIQVAKLPDDFSPSDLHWLLPKGAVVTGSGGSGGKGSDTLLICSADGRFIILNKSARVERNVTAHNGTIVSGRWSPDGSGLLTAGEDGIIKIWSRSGMLRSTVVQHEGQIRCARWSPNASAILYCQGPFVAVKPLAANSKLTKWRAHEGLVLCIAWSNNTDTIASGGEDCRYKIWDSQGANLYTSVSDDYAITSLDFSPDGELLAVGGFNMLKLCHYSGWSHSINRFNQEVIGSLFNLTWSSDGTQVTAGTSTGIIIFGHIIERELRNRNLKALTSGRKTILLQDIVARTTDTLDFSERIIKWELGYGHLVVATTMQVHIFNENYINTPIIIDGRTDIKIIILGKKNFILVDNTSLWIYTYTGRLHLNPRFPASQSQIPHLNRHCISLGLDTLAIRDHSDQSIIHVFDLLPGASRQEDAYTIHNKSHLVEVAVCHAGNPDDQYLVFIDVNRDLFITCVQGGPDFVIHKIGTQLCTVMWSSDSNILVGLHDSCYSVWYCPGEACTDPTLIALTTLTFDTAEFGKNIALENFEGTNVTLRSSGAIFTISVKTYCVILHKLFVENAWERALKLCRLVQNQILWATLAAMASKRNQLDISKEAFSACLQIDKVNYLSYIKDLQPSGAEQMAENSIMNGRIQEAEVILLSNNKVSEAISFCLRMHRWSRALDIAQKNKTSLETVLQERKKYLLALGREEHDPNFLKLQ, from the exons atgaagTTCAAAATTTATCAAACCAAAGAACCCAATTCAAAGGAGGCTATAGCTGCGATAGGATGGTGCAACAATGAGGAAATTTACAGCTGCAGCGATGACCATCAGCTGTACAAATGGACCACAACAAACAGGAACTTGATTCAGGTGGCTAAACTACCGGATGACTTCAGTCCCTCAGATTTGCATTGGTTGTTACCGAAGGGTGCCGTCGTGACGGGTTCGGGTGGTTCTGGTGGTAAAGGCAGTGATACTTTATTAATTTGTAGTGCTGATGGTAGatttataattttgaataaGAGTGCCCGGGTGGAAAGAAACGTCACAGCACACAATGGTACTATAGTTTCTGGACGATGGAGTCCTGACGGCTCCGGTTTGCTGACTGCAGGGGAAGATGGTATCATCAAAATTTGGTCTCGTTCGGGAATGCTACGTTCAACGGTAGTGCAACATGAAGGACAAATTCGATGCGCGCGCTGGTCACCAAATGCATCAGCTATTCTCTACTGTCAGGGACCGTTCGTTGCTGTTAAACCACTTGCAGCCAACAGTAAGCTAACAAAGTGGAGAGCTCACGAAGGATTGGTTTTGTGCATTGCGTGGTCCAATAATACGGATACAATAGCGTCTGGGGGAGAGGATTGTCGATATAAAATTTGGGATTCTCAAGGTGCCAACCTATACACGAGTGTCAGTGATGATTATGCgatcacttcactcgatttcagtcCCGATGGGGAACTGCTGGCTGTGGGAGGCTTTAACATGCTGAAACTTTGTCACTATTCTGGG tggagTCACAGCATCAATCGTTTCAATCAGGAAGTTATTGGATCGTTATTCAATTTAACTTGGTCATCGGATGGAACTCAGGTGACCGCTGGAACGAGCACCGGAATAATTATTTTTGGTCATATAATCGAACGTGAACTGCGCAATCGTAATTTAAAGGCTTTAACCAGTGGTCGGAAGACTATTTTGCTACAGGATATTGTAGCTAGGACCACGGATACTTTAGATTTCTCGGAACGAATTATAAAATGGGAACTTGGATACGGTCACCTGGTTGTGGCCACTACTATGCAAGTTcacattttcaatgaaaattatatcaaCACTCCTATCATCATTGATGGACGAACAGATATAAAGATCATCATTTTGGGGAAAAA AAACTTTATACTTGTTGACAACACGTCCTTATGGATATACACTTACACCGGCCGCTTACATCTGAATCCTCGCTTTCCGGCATCACAGTCGCAGATTCCCCATCTCAATCGTCACTGTATTTCTCTTGGACTGGACACGCTTGCAATACGAGATCATTCAGATCAATCGATAATTCATGTATTTGATCTATTACCTGGTGCCAGTAGACAGGAAGATGCTTATACTATACATAACAAATCTCATCTCGTGGAAGTAGCCGTTTGTCATGCGGGCAATCCTGATGATCAATATTTGGTCTTCATCGATGTAAACCGTGACCTGTTCATAACATGCGTACAAGGTGGTCCAGACTTCGTAATTCATAAGATTGGAACACAATTGTGTACTGTGATGTGGTCCAGTGACTCCAATATTCTGGTTGGACTACACGACTCTTGCTATAGTGTTTGGTATTGCCCGGGTGAAGCATGTACAGATCCAACCTTGATCGCACTCACAACGTTGACATTCGATACGGCCGAGTTCggtaaaaatatagctctggagaATTTCGAAGGGACGAATGTGACGCTACGAAGCTCCGGAGCAATCTTCACAATTTCGGTGAAAACATATTGTGttattttgcacaaacttttcgtTGAAAATGCATGGGAACGGGCGTTGAAATTGTGTCGTTTAGtacaaaatcaaattttgtgGGCCACATTAGCAGCGATGGCATCAAAAAGAAACCAACTTGATATTAGTAAAGAAGCATTTTCGGCTTGTCTGCAAATCGACAAGGTAAACTATTTGAGTTATATAAAGGATCTTCAACCGAGTGGCGCAGAACAAATGGCTGAGAATTCAATAATGAATGGAAGGATTCAGGAGGCGGAAGTCATATTGCTAAGCAATAACAAAGTATCGGAAGCCATATCATTTTGCTTAAGAATGCATCGCT